The window TTACTAACCATTAAATCTTAAAAACATGGCAACAGCAAAAAAAGCTGCAAAGAAAGCTGCTCCTAAGAAAGCTGCTAAGAAAGCCGCTCCTAAGAAAGCTGCTAAGAAAGCCGCTCCTAAGAAAGCTGCTAAGAAAGCCGCTCCTAAGAAGGCTGCTAAGAAAGCTGCTCCTAAGAAGGCTGCTAAGAAAGCCGCTAAGAAAGCTGCTAAGAAGTAATTCTTCTCAACAGCCGAATAATTTGAAGTCCTGGATAATATCCGGGACTTTTTCTTTTATCCCCTTCTCACTTTTCACCGAACGGTTACATTTGCGCTATGGATAATTACGCCATTGCCGACCAGTTCTCACTCTTGTCCAAACTCATGGACATCCATGGAGATAATTCTTTCCGTGCTAAATCATACGCAACAGCAGCTTATACCATAGAAAAATTACCTGCGCCATTAAGTAGTCTGGCTCCTGCACAGATTGCTTCCATTAAGGGAATTGGTGATGCCACTGCTACCAAGATTATGGAAATCTTACAAAGTGGTAAGATGCAAGCATTGGAAGACTACCTCGCCAAAACACCGGCGGGTATTCTGGAAATGATGCAAATCAAAGGACTAGGGCCAAAGAAAATTGCCACCATCTGGAAAGAGATGGAGATGGAGTCACTGGGTGAATTGCTCTATGCCTGCAATGAAAACAGGTTAATGCTTTATAAAGGCTTTGGTGAAAAGACGCAGCAAAACATTAAAGAAGCCATAGAATTTTACATGGGCACACAGGGAAGTTATCTATACCAACAGGTAGAAGCATATGCCCTTGGAATGACGGATCAGTTGAGTAAGCAATTCCCAAATGGACAATTCGAGCTGACTGGCGCATTTAGAAGGCAATTGGAAGTGATTGACCAGGTTGATTGGCTGAGCACTACCCCGTTGGGTGATATTGAAGCATTCTATACAGGTATTGCTTATGAAGTGATAGAAAGTTCCGCTGCGAAAATTATGCTTAAGGGACCGGAAAATATCCGCCTATGCTTTTATTATACCACAGTAGAAGATTGGGCGAAACAACTTTTCATAACTACAGCGTCAGCGGAGTTTCTGGATCATTGGAATAAAACTTTCCCTGCATGGGCAGCTAGTAACTACCCCGATGAAACTGCCATTTTTGATGCTGCATCCATCAGTTACATAGCGCCTGCACTAAGAGAAACCGCAATTATTATTGATCGTGCAAAAGCGGGCAATCTTACTCAACTCATTCAACCAAACGATATCAGCGGTATCATCCATAGCCATAGCAAATGGAGTGATGGTGTGCACAGCATTAAAGAAATGGCGGATGCTGCTATTGCCGCAGGTTTACAATACTTAGTCATTAGTGACCATAGCAAGACTGCAGCTTATGCGAATGGCTTACAGATTGAGCGTGTGCTGGCACAGCATCAGGAAATTGATAGCCTTAACAAACAATACAATGGCTTTCGCATTTTCAAGAGCATTGAGAGCGATATTCTGGGTGATGGCAGTCTTGATTACCCAGCTGATATACTTGCTCAGTTTGATCTGGTCATTGCATCTGTGCACAGCAATTTGAAGATGAGTGAGGAGAAAGCCATGCAGAGACTGCTTGCAGCAATTGAGAACCCCTACACCAATATTCTTGGACACATGACAGGAAGACTCTTACTAAGCAGAAATGGTTACCCATTAGATCATCACAAAATCATTGACGCTTGCGCGGCCAATCAGGTGGTGATTGAACTCAATGCCCACCCAAGAAGATTGGATATCGACTGGCGTTGGATTGATTATGCTTTGTCTAAAGGTGTGTTGATTTCCATTGATCCGGATGCACATGCCATTGAAGGTTATGCCGATTGCAGGTATGGTGTATTGGTAGCACAGAAAGCGGGCTTGTCAAAGGAAAACAACCTCAGCAGCTATTCATTAGAAGCATTTACAGCATTCATCGCACAGCAAAACAGGAAAAGACCTTAAGGCGTAGCTAGTGGTAGCTGGATCTGGAATGCAGAACCCATATTGTCTGAATGCTTCAGCACGATGGTTCCTCCTGCTTGTTCGGCAATGCCCCTACAAATTGCAAGGCCTAAACCAGTACCGGAAGTTTTGGTCGTAAAGTTGGGCGTGAAGATTTTTTGTCTAAGTGAAAAAGGAATTCCGCCACAATTATCAGTAATGGTAATATAAGCCCACTGCTGCACCTTGCTCAATGCCACCTCAATGTTAATCTGTTCTTGTTTCTCCCCTGCTTCCACAACATTCTGCAGCAAATTCGTGAGCATTCGATTCAATTGTAATTTATCCATTAGCACCTGCATACCACTTTCCTGATTGTTGACTTGAATAATTAGCTTCTGATTGGTACGATACAATTGTACTGTTGCTTCCACAGCTTCATCCAGTTGAATAAGTTCTGGGGCTGAATTACCGATATTGGCAAACTGAGAAAAATCTCCGGCAATCTTAGCCAGCTGATCAATCTGATCAACAAGCGTCTGCGCAACCCTTGCACTCAATTCCTGCACATTAGGCGCATTGCTGTCTATAGACTGCTTCAGGTACTGAATACTCAACTTCATTGGTGTAAGCGGATTCTTGATCTCGTGCGCTACCTGTCTGGCCATTTCGCGCCATGCATCCTCTCGCTCGTTTCTTGCTAATGCTGCTGCACTATCCTCCAGCTTCTTCAACATCCTGTTATACTCATTCACCAGCAAACCAATCTCATCACGTCTGTTCCAGACAATCGCTTCATTGTCTTTCCCTAATGCAATTGCCCGCATCTTATTAGCAATAAACTGAAATGAAGCGGTAATACGGTTGGTTAAGAAAAAGGCCAAAGAACCAGCAATCAGAAAAATAAATGCATTCAGGTTGATTAGGGTAGCCAAAAAACCAGATATCTCTTGATTCAGTTCAGACTGCGAATTAAAGTATGGAATATTCAAGTAAGCATAAGGCTTTCCAGCTTCGTTATTGACTGGTACATAAATACTTAGATAAGAGAAATTCCCTACCTGCTCTTCCTGCACAAACCTAATCTGCTTCATATCATGCAACTGCATGAATGCTGTGGGTTCCATTTTCTCATTCAGTAAATGCTTATTGTACACATATGGCTGAGTAGAAACTTTCAAGCTACCCGTAGTATCAAAAAAGTTGACCTCCACATTATGTATATCAGAAATTTCTGCAATGGTCTTCTCTAAAGCCACATTAAAGCCCTGATCATTCAGGGTAATCACATCATCAAACTGCAGTTCAGATTCAACCTTACTAGCAATTTCATTAGACATCACTTGAATGGCTCTGGAAAGGCGCTCTTGATTACCCTGGTTAAACCTGATGATAAAAAAGGAAATGGTAACTATACCAATTATTATAAATGAGAAAATACTCAGGAAAATGATGGTCGTATGTACTTGAGTCCTGATCGTTAGCTGATTCAGCAAATCCCTGGGCTGAATACGTAATTGCTTTTGCACAAGAAAACTACCTGCCCTAAATAAAAACATGATAAAGAGGAAAGAACAGAAAATGTAAGCGATTAATGTAAAGAATTCAATAAGCCATTCCCGCTTTTTAACGATAACAACCTGTTTCTGGTTACCGGCATTATACCAAAGTTCATTGTAACCTCCATTCACAATCTCTTTATACTCATAATACACTTTCGGATTCGCCGCTATTTCTGAAGGGAAGGCATAATCACCAAAATGATTCAATAATCTTCCATTACTATACACAGCATAAGCATCACTTGTATTCAGGTCAGCAGATAAGTTTTGTGCCTGTGTAAACAATTCCGGATAGAGTGCTTCACTTTTATACCGCTTAGGATTAACTAAGACAAATAGGTATCCCTGTACTGAATTCTTCCCCGGAAGAGCAATTGTTTGAGCGTATATAAAATGCTGCCTGCTATCACGAGTAAACACATAGAGATTGTCAATATCTGTTTTTCTCGCCTGGTTAATCAGCACACTTTTCAATTCACCATATGAAGTAGAATCATCATTATACAAAGGCTTATACAAGGAGTCGTAAACATAGATTCTGGAATCGTATTTATTCAAATACCCAGAAAAATTTTCCGCGGTAATACTATCCTTCAGGTACCGACTTGAATACTCTGTAGTAAAGCGATAGAATTGCTCACTTAAAAAATTGGGATCAAAATTAGCTGTAGCCAAACTCAATAAATGTTCGCCAGATGGATCAGACTGAATGGACAAACGGTAGGCATTCTGCTTTCGTTGCGCAAACTCCACCTGCCTATTCTGATACATAACAATACCTGCAACTGAAGCAGCAAAAATCAATACCCGAAGTATGAAATTCGGTGATTTAGGTAAAGTTGTATAGAGGTCTTGCTTGAAAGCATAAAATAATCCGGCGTAGCCAATCATCCAAATCGTGATTAGTATATCTATGGCTATTTGCTGGCGTAAAAAACTAATCCATAAAAGACCCGTAATCGCAACGGAAAGACTAACAGCAGCGAATCCGGTATTGGTCTCTATTGC is drawn from Chitinophagales bacterium and contains these coding sequences:
- a CDS encoding HAMP domain-containing histidine kinase codes for the protein MITVIRKSLYQHAYLLIAAAWLYTISFLAVNYWNYNTAENRVQDKLQKRLHAFESFMDQQLRDEQSLKALISFPPDKTVKQNLLNQAYGLFVYQLPKDGSKANLIFWNNSRFYINYEEIAHRNGIFFTTHQNGSFVIRREQKQIADKSIVIIGVLPVRWDYFIENKYLRAGFEGLPNLEGLFDVSLSDQGLPVKSQSGSTVYYVQQKERQAVIPYDNLTIILRTIALILLLISINLIASDIVREISFQKGFVFLSVTAIVLRLLLYPRSNLFFKLNRVPLFDPSIYASSTIHPSLGDLLINSILLYWIIGFYRTGFFNKDWQFGKYRKLFPLISVVMLTIAALSITRVINTMVIDSKISFDVDNFFSLDQYTLIGFLILCFLVLAFSRLSKILLRPAIETNTGFAAVSLSVAITGLLWISFLRQQIAIDILITIWMIGYAGLFYAFKQDLYTTLPKSPNFILRVLIFAASVAGIVMYQNRQVEFAQRKQNAYRLSIQSDPSGEHLLSLATANFDPNFLSEQFYRFTTEYSSRYLKDSITAENFSGYLNKYDSRIYVYDSLYKPLYNDDSTSYGELKSVLINQARKTDIDNLYVFTRDSRQHFIYAQTIALPGKNSVQGYLFVLVNPKRYKSEALYPELFTQAQNLSADLNTSDAYAVYSNGRLLNHFGDYAFPSEIAANPKVYYEYKEIVNGGYNELWYNAGNQKQVVIVKKREWLIEFFTLIAYIFCSFLFIMFLFRAGSFLVQKQLRIQPRDLLNQLTIRTQVHTTIIFLSIFSFIIIGIVTISFFIIRFNQGNQERLSRAIQVMSNEIASKVESELQFDDVITLNDQGFNVALEKTIAEISDIHNVEVNFFDTTGSLKVSTQPYVYNKHLLNEKMEPTAFMQLHDMKQIRFVQEEQVGNFSYLSIYVPVNNEAGKPYAYLNIPYFNSQSELNQEISGFLATLINLNAFIFLIAGSLAFFLTNRITASFQFIANKMRAIALGKDNEAIVWNRRDEIGLLVNEYNRMLKKLEDSAAALARNEREDAWREMARQVAHEIKNPLTPMKLSIQYLKQSIDSNAPNVQELSARVAQTLVDQIDQLAKIAGDFSQFANIGNSAPELIQLDEAVEATVQLYRTNQKLIIQVNNQESGMQVLMDKLQLNRMLTNLLQNVVEAGEKQEQINIEVALSKVQQWAYITITDNCGGIPFSLRQKIFTPNFTTKTSGTGLGLAICRGIAEQAGGTIVLKHSDNMGSAFQIQLPLATP
- a CDS encoding DNA polymerase/3'-5' exonuclease PolX — protein: MDNYAIADQFSLLSKLMDIHGDNSFRAKSYATAAYTIEKLPAPLSSLAPAQIASIKGIGDATATKIMEILQSGKMQALEDYLAKTPAGILEMMQIKGLGPKKIATIWKEMEMESLGELLYACNENRLMLYKGFGEKTQQNIKEAIEFYMGTQGSYLYQQVEAYALGMTDQLSKQFPNGQFELTGAFRRQLEVIDQVDWLSTTPLGDIEAFYTGIAYEVIESSAAKIMLKGPENIRLCFYYTTVEDWAKQLFITTASAEFLDHWNKTFPAWAASNYPDETAIFDAASISYIAPALRETAIIIDRAKAGNLTQLIQPNDISGIIHSHSKWSDGVHSIKEMADAAIAAGLQYLVISDHSKTAAYANGLQIERVLAQHQEIDSLNKQYNGFRIFKSIESDILGDGSLDYPADILAQFDLVIASVHSNLKMSEEKAMQRLLAAIENPYTNILGHMTGRLLLSRNGYPLDHHKIIDACAANQVVIELNAHPRRLDIDWRWIDYALSKGVLISIDPDAHAIEGYADCRYGVLVAQKAGLSKENNLSSYSLEAFTAFIAQQNRKRP